CCAGTCAAAATCAGAGGCGCAGGAATTCTGCCCCTCCCCATGGCTTAtcttagccttgaacttgcctgGGCTTTGGCACaagccccacctgcccccagATGTCCCTCCACCTCAGAGGCAGCCAGCCAGCGCCTCTGCTTCCTACTGCCAGGCGGGAAGCCACCTGGAATCCTATCCTCCGAGGCAGCTGGAGTGTGGCATTTAGGAGCAGGTGCTTCTGCAGGGGCCCAGAGAGGGGCTCCGCAGAGGAATAAACCTAGCCGAAGCTGGGGTTGGCCTCCGATACTCTATAAAATGTCTTTCTCGCCTCTTGGAGGTACATTTTGTTTTGCCAGTGACATGAAAATGGTTGATTTCAGAGCTAGAGCTTGCTAGAGCCTTCCATTTGTGATACCCATGAAGGGGAGATTGTGTTTACTGGGGTCCTGATGGGAGACCCAAGGAGACCCAAGGAGCTCCGAGGATCTACTCAGAAACACGGCAGCGTGTCTGTTGGGTGTTTGGCAGCAATGTCGATGTCCCacacctccttcccactctatAGGCCATTATAGGACTTGTCCCTAATGCTACCCAGCTCCCATGTCTCTGAAAAGCCCCGCCTTTTTGTCCCATACCCTCAATAGCTGTCCTGGCCACAGTGTAGGATCTACACGGTCTACCCAGACTGTAGAATAAAAGGAAAGGGTGGTCAGTGCCATGAAGAggggccttccttccttccttccttcctcccttccttcttcacaATGCTTATTTGAGGGAATCCAGGGACAGAGGGGACAACGTTGAGTATGTGGGTTACCTCCCCAAATCTGGGGTCTGTAATTCAGGCACATTCTCCTGTTCTTTCTCACTGAATTCCACCTCTTCTTGCTCCATGCATCCTTCAGGGCTTCACAATGCCAGCCCACTGCAGAAGGTGTGCTGGCTTCTGGCCCACAGCAGACTGGCTCCTCCTGTGGCCTTGccaagtcctcctgcctcatacCAGATGTGTGCCAGCCAGACTTATCTGCAGAAAGTCATTGTTACAGAGACAATGAGCCCAGATGCTGGAGGTCTGCTGTCCTCCAGGAACAACCCAGAGCTCTGTGCTGAGATCCTTGTGTGACTTTGGGCACAGAGAGCTCTGTGACAACGTCTGGCACTGGGGAAGAGATGTTGCTCATCTTCCTGGGAAACACTCCTTTTTCCTGGACTGATGCGGGGATTCAGATATGGAAGTACCCAGGGAGGCCAAAGGAGCATGCACAGGGTGTAGAGCAACTGAGAGACAGGACTGGATTGTGAGGGGGCCTGCTTGGAGGTGTGCCAGCCAGTTCTCTGTTGGGCTAGCCAGGAAGGAGGCTGTAAGCATCCCCTACCCCACCGGCTGCTGCTCTAAGCAATCAGAGCCATTTATTCATAAAGCACAAGACAGAAAAGCAGGAGCCATGGATGGAGGATAGAACTCCAACCATCAGGGCCCCCTGGGGGTCAGGCAGACCACACAATGGAGAGAGGAGTCATGTAGGCAGAAAGATGCCAGCACATAGAGCTACCAGCCAGATAAAATGTCAGCAGCTACGATAATTGTTTCTTCTCCAgcctgggaaagaaagggaggcaaTGGAGTGATTAAAACAGACCTCTGGGGTTCAGGACCTAAAGTCTGAGGACCGCCCCTCAGCTGGTATGGATGTCTGAGCTGTGAGGAGCCCTGGTGTCATGTGATTACTTCTTCAAgggttttgggggaaaaaaacataacaaatatGACCCAGCTGCTGTGATGGGCACTGCCATGGGTAAAAACAGTACTGTTAATTGGCTGACCTCACAGGCCAGGCAAGTCCATAAGAACCTGCAGAGGGAGCAAGTCCTCTCTCTTAAATGGCTGCCTAGCAGGTAGCAGCTGCCAATTGCCAGTTCTAGCACATGCCCTGGCCCCGCCCAGTCCAGCATCTCAGTGTAAGGCATTGAGGCTGAAGCCAGACTCCACGGCTGAAGAAAGTATGGCTCAGGAAAGGGGCCATGTGACCGTCAACCTCATCTTGTGCTCAAGTTCAGGCTCCCTTGCTGAGCTTGGACCATCTAGACACACCCAGGACACAGCGCTGCCCCAGAAGAGCTGCTGGCCTGGAGGGAGACTTCATTAGTTTCTCTGTAAAGCAGGCCAGGATCCCTGCTTCCGGGGCTGCTGGGTAGAGGCAGGGTACGACAGTCTTGCCTCACTGACTCACTTGCTTGGCTCTCTCTACAGCTCATCAGTGATGGCAGTGTGGTGTGTGCTGAAGCCCTGTGGGACCATGTTACCATGGATGACCAGGAACTGGGCTTCCAAGCTGGGGATGTCATCGAAGTGATGGATGCCACCAACAGGGAATGGTGGTGGGGCCGAGTCGCACATGGCGAGGGGTGGTTCCCTGCCAGCTTTGTACGGGTATGGATCCATCTGTGCTCTTCCCAAGCTTTTGAAGAGGCTTGGCTCTGCTCAGAAGCCTAAGCCCCAAACAGCACTGCAGTCCCAGGCGTGGAGCATGGACCACTTTCTCCCCGTTCTGCTGTTACTTGGTGCCTCAgactgggtggggggagggggtcagGACTGTGACACAGACATTCTGCTCAGGCCCCCACTCCCAGGCCCTTGCTCCACAGCCCTctggggccagagagaagagcaggTCAGAAATGTAAGACTACGATGCTTTAGGATACCACCACTTCAAACAACCAGTGCCTTCTACCCATGACTATTGTGTTCATTGGGGTGTGTGGGGACCACGCAACATACACACAGCCCTGAGAGAGAGAAACCTGGGAGGAGGTGTAGACCGTGAAATCATACCCGAGAGAGCAGAAGACACAGTTCCAACCTTAGGCTGCATCTGGTCACCAGAGGACAACCGGTGTAGATTCTCAAAGGACAGCAGAGGGAGAGAAcgcccaggttctctggaactcCTCCGGTGCAGACCCCCACCCTTTCCTAAACTTAACAGGCTAGTGATCTAGCAAGGCCTCTACCTAGGCACCTGAATCTCTGTGCCTAGAGCCCTAGGATGAGTAAGTCTGCTTCAGAAATTCCTTGTGCTTGCTCCAATCCCTGTTGAGAACAAAGTCTATTAGGGGAATGAATTTGACAACAGCCGTGGTCATCAAACCCACCATCCCCTACCCTGGCCTTGTGCCTAGGAGGTAGTTGCAGGGACATTGCAGTTGTGCCCATGGGCCTCTGTGTCCTCTGGGAGCTACTGATCTCTCTGCTCTGGATGACCTGGAGCAGAGAGCTCAGAGACCGACTGGAGAATGGATGGCAGGCCCTAACCAGCTTTGCATTGTCCAGCTGCGGGTGAACCAGGATGAGCCCGCGGACAACTATGAGGCCCCGCGGGCCGGGGCTGGAGAGGCCGATGACAACGTTCCAGAGGCCCAGAGCTGTAAGGACCAGATGCGTACCAATGTCATCAATGAGATCCTCAGCACTGAGAGGGACTATATCAAGCATCTTCGGGACATCTGCGAggtgaggagggcagggagggcttGCTTGGATGGGTGGGGTCGGGTGGTGAAGTGGGCTGGTGTGGAGGGCGTGGCATGTGGGAGGgtagacaggtgggtccctggagaGCTTGGCCCCGCCCCATCCACCAGGGCTATGTCCGCCAGTGCCGAAAGCGTGAGGATATGTTCAGTGAAGAGCAGCTGCGCACCATCTTCGGGAATATTGAGGACATCTACCGTTGCCAGAAGGCGTTTGTGAAGGCTTTGGAGCAGAGATTCAACACAGAGAGGCCGCATCTGAGCGAGCTGGGTGCCTGCTTTCTGGAACACGTGAGTGTGCCTGGACTCATtctgcccccagcccccaccccgaTGTCTTCATGTTTGGCTCCCTTGCTttatctcttcccagaattttccacACCAGATTCACAGATAAAAGCTGCTAGTCTTACTGGGCAGAGCCTATCCTGTCCTATACTAAAGCAGCCAAGGGAGTCTCTCCACCTTCCAAGGCCTTACTTGCTTAGCCTTGATAACCCTTGCTGATTAGCACCGTTGATTTCATTAaaagctaataaaataaaaacagatgcatAAATCAGAATATCTCCTGGAAGCCCTGCTGGGAAAGCTGAGTGGTTCCATCGAAGTCGGTAGAACCAGTCCCTAAAACAAATGCAGAGGCTCCTGTCCCGCTCATCCCATGGCTGTGGCCTGTTGCTGGGGAAACAGGAGACAACCACCCTGACCTTCCACTGTGCCCCCAGCAAGCCGACTTCCAGATCTATTCTGAGTACTGCAACAACCATCCCAACGCCTGTGTGGAGCTCTCCCGGCTCACCAAGCTCAGCAAGTACGTGTACTTCTTCGAGGCCTGTCGGCTGCTGCAAAGAATGATTGACATTTCTCTGGATGGCTTTCTGCTGACCCCAGTGCAGAAGATCTGCAAGTATCCCCTCCAGTTGGCGGAGCTGCTCAAGTACACGCACCCCCAGCACAGGTAGAGGGCACAAGGTGGTGAGGGGAGCTGCCTGAGCCTCTGCATGCCATCAGCCAGCCAATTGAATATTTATAGTGTGGGTACCATTTGCAGAATACTGGGTACTGCTGTGGGCATTGGACATAGCTTAGGGTAAAGCAAGCCCACCATCCTGAGCTATATTGGAGTAGGGAAGGATAGACATCCATGGAGTATTAATCTGTTCTACCTGCCATTTATGGAGGAGAGAGACTATGTACTTGATGGGTGAGGCTGTGGCCAAGGGATACAGCCCAGAGAGGTGTCAACTTCACATGGAGGGGTCTCTCTGCTCTCCAGCTCGCTGCACACTTGTCTGTTCTGCCCCAGGGACTTTAAGAACGTTGAAGCTGCCTTGCATGCCATGAAGAACGTGGCCCAGCTCATCAATGAACGGAAGCGGAGACTTGAAAATATCgacaagattgctcagtggcagagctccATAGAGGATTGGGAGGTGAGGGCCCCAGTGCCCAGAAAATGCTGTGGGGTCCTTGCGTGAAAACTGTTCCTGTCCAGAAGGGAACAGAAGCAGGGAGTCACGGCTCTCCCAGAAGCTGGTGGAAGACAGGTTCTCTTGCAGTGGGCCTTTCTTGGGTGGTGCCTCCACCTCGGCACCTAATGGTCTCCTTCCCGTGTGTATTTCCACACACCTTCTAGCCATCGCCAGCCTAGGGGCAGCCCGAACCCAAGGAACTGTGTATCTAAGACATCTTGGTCTGTTTCTCTGCCCTCAGGGACAGGCTGGACTGCTAAGTTTTAGATACCTTCTGGAACTTTCAACAGTTGAGTTCAGAACCAATGGTAGGACTAGAAATGGATCTTCCCATGTCAAGGCTTTGTCAGGTTTCCTGGGTTGCTCATTCCCACGTATCTGCCGGTCTTGCCTTCTAAAGCAACAAGTAAACTCATGACTAAACATTCCTGCTCCCTAGAGGCATGAGGTTAGGAGGACTCTGTCCCTCTGCACCCAGCAACCGGCCACCTCTACTCTCTACCCCTGTGGAGCCCTTGTATACCATGCCGGCTGTCAGGAGAAACTAAGTGAAAGCATGCTGGAATGAGCCACAGCAAAGTAGAGTCTTAGGCCCTACCCTTACACTGAATCCCTTGGGTCAGGGAGCAGGACAATGCAGCAGACTGGTTCTGAGCCCATGCTTGGCCAAGGACTGGAAAGCACAGTCATCCCAAAATGGTCAGCTGCCAGCAGCGCCAGGCTGCCAGTTTCAGGTCCTAAATACACTTAGCTGCAGGGGCAAGTTCCtgccaagccttttttttttcttctctaaagcAGCACTGTCCATTCAAAAGATAATGTGAGCCATGTCTAGAATTCTGTACTTTCTAGTAGCCATCTtccaaaaggggggaaaaaaagtgggGTTGGGCCAATGGCTCAGGTGGTTAAGTGCCTGCCATatgtgcaagcaggaggacccgAATTctggttcccggcacccacataaagagccaggtgtggtgacacacctcTATCCCAGTCCTAGATGCTTAGAGATAGGAGGATGCCAACCTAACTGCATTTATGAATTTGGTGAAGGATCTTGTGTGAGCAAGTAAGGTAGAGATGGGTTGGTGAGACCGTTCAGCAGGTCAGGGTGCCTGCTGCCAAAGCTGACAACTTGTGCTCAGTCTCCAGGCCCCACGTGGTGGAAAGAGAGGctcctgcaaggtgtcctctgaccgccCCCACACTTGCTGTGGCATGCGTGcattgccccctcccccccaataaataaaagtaataaacgTTTTAAAAACGGATGGAAAGCGACTAAGACACctggtgttgacctctggcccccacacTCATCCATAAGCACACACGTGAACGCAGAcatccacaacacacacaaagtgaaaatgaaaaagtgaaataggctttaatgttttatttaactcAGTATATCCgaatatattttacattgtttcATACTATTTGAAATCACTGGGTACTTTGGCATATCAAATTCTCCGAGCTCCACAGCCTCAGGAGGCCAACGGCTACTGTGAAGGTCTACTCTACAGGATGGGTCAAATCTGCCCTTATTCACCTCCCACAGCCACACCTTCAAGGCCCAAAGGACTGCTTGCTTCGGGCTTTAAGAGTGTAGGCCCTCTCCCCTTGGCCTGGCACCATGCAGGCTACAGTGAGAAGGCTCACCAACCACAGAGGCAGGAAGTAGAGCCTAAGGTTGGGTGCACTCACCTCACAGCTCTCCTTGGGGTCTACTCAGGGGGAAGATCTCCTGGTCAGGAGCTCGGAACTCATCTACTCGGGGGAGCTGACCCGCGTTACACAGCCTCAAGCCAAGAGtcagcagagactcttttttctctttgaccGTCAGCTCATCTACTGTAAAAAGGTATCCAAACCACCCTGCCTTGCCAGGCCAGTCTCATAGAGTACAGCAATAAGGCCTGGGGCCCCTGTCTGGAAGCCAAGGGCCTGGCACTCTACCCCGGCCATTTCGTGTCTCCAGGAGCCCCAGCCAGGCCCTTAGGACTGGCTCTCAGTAGTGAGCCCAGGGACAGCGGGTGGCTGTTGGAACAGTGTGCTGTTGAGAACACCCTCCATCCTGACCTGGTCCCTGCCTGCTCCTCAGACCGTGTCTCCCCCTGCAAGCCTCCGCTTCTGTCTCATGCGTTCTATGATCCCAGCAGCCTCTAGCCTCTTTATTGCTAGCTTTTGCTTCTTTCAAACCGTGGCACAATGGCCCCATGCACGAagccttccttgttctctctgctctcccaTACCATGTGGGCCGCTGCTTTCATTTCTGAGGCTTTCTGCCTGCTTGTCCATGTGCAcctccaaggcaaggctgtcctgtCAGCcagtggctgggggtgggagtgggcatGAGCAGGTGGCCATGCAGGCTGCTGGGCAGCCGAGGCTCAGAGCAGCCTGTGGTAGGACCTGCTCCGCCGGGATGTGCTGTACTACAAGGGCCGCCTGGACATGGATGACCTGGAGGTGGTGGATGTGGAAGATGGGAAGGACCGTGACCTCCATGTGAGCGTCAAGAATGCCTTCCGTCTGTACTGTGGTGCCACGGGCGACAGCCACTTACTGTGTGCCAGGAAACCAGAACAGAAGCAGCGCTGGCTGAAGGCCTTTGCCAGGGAGAGGGAGCAGGTGCGGCTGGACCAGGAGACAGGTGGGAAAACCCTACTGGGCCTTGCCTAGCCTATGGGGCCCACCTACCAGGTGGTCAGGGCCAACTTGAGAATGAGGTCACACCTAGCACTGGGTGAGGCTGCAGGAACCTCTTAGCACAGGCTCTGCTGTGCCTAGCCCTCTAGCAGAAATGCCCCTTCCTCTGTGGTCAGCCTCACTGACTAGGTGTGATAAGAGTGCTTCACTCTATGTGCCCATCTGTTGAGGCCAAGGGAAGCCCCTTTCTGGCCAGCTCAAGTCCTGGGAGAACATGGGGTGGGTCCTACAGAATCCTCTCCCATCCTCTCCTGTTCCACAGCTTCATGCTGTGGTTTGGGAAAGAGCCTCTACGGCAGTATAAACCAGCTAGATTGAGAAATGGGAAGGGGGCACAGGGTCAAGGTGAGAAACAGAGTGGTGGCTTGGTTGGCAAGACAGGGTGGCTGAGCAGATGAGGGAACAGTCCCTATCATGCCACTGTCTAAAGTGGGATAGGAATGAGGCACCGGGAAGACAGGACCTGGACCAGGAAGCCCTCCAAGGAGGCACGTGGGCAGTTGAGGAAGGCAAGGCGGGGTCTCACGTGTGCCCTTCCCCCAGGCTTCTCCATCACTgagctgcagaggaagcaggCCATGCTGAACGCCAGCAAGCAGCAGGCCACAGGGAAGCCTAAAGGTAAATGGGGAACCACCCTACTCCTTGGGCAGCTCCAGCCTTGACTCCATTTCCTTCTGATTTCAAAAGCAATGCCAGCTAGCCGTCTGGATCCGTGGGAGATGTCCACTGCCCTTTAAAGGTGTATGTTTCCAAAGGTGACGGGGCTATAGGTTTGGGAGTTGTTGGTCAGTACACTTGTTGCTTGACGCTCTGACCCGGAGATACAGCGGCTTGGGAGGgagccctctctccatctccatagCCTTGGACAGTGGCCCTGGCCAGCCCTCAGGCTGCAGCAGGCCAAAAGCTCTTGATAACTTGGGTCCTGTGGGTTGTGGTTAGCCCCCTGGGAAGCAGACCCCGTGTGGCAGACTACCCTTTGAAGGGTCTGCAACAGGACCCACAGATGAAACCCTTTGTCTTCTACCTTGTGACCCCTGCTGTCTCTCCCTGCTCAGCTGTTGGCAGGCCAGGGTACCTGACCCGCCACAAGCATCCATCCTTGCCTGCCAGCCGGCCCCAGCAGCAGGTGTTGGTGCTAGCAGAGCCCAGGCGGAAGCCATCTAACTTCTGGCACAGCATCAGCCGACTGGCACCCTTCCGAAAGTGAGCCAGCACCTATCTGACAACCCGACAGCACTTTGTGGACCCAGCCTTCCCTCAAGGCCTACTCCATCAGGCCTTCTACCTGTTTGGGAAACTGGAAGTGAACAGGTACAGCTTCAGAGCTGTATGAAGTCTGGGCcccacctctggcctcttcccCACTGCTCATGCAGTGTTGCACGGGTACCAGCCTCTGCCTATACTCTGGACCTGCACAGGGCCTCCACCAATGGTAAGCCTGCAAGCCACAGCTCAGAACCACTGGCCAGGCTGTGCAAACAAGGCTCATTTGCTCCGGACATTCTTTGGAAAGCTTATCTGCACTCCTGTTTTCTGTGGGCAGGAGACCAAAGTCTGTGGCCATGAGCCACCTGCAAAAGCAGGTGTGTCGCCCTCTGCTGCTTCTCCTTTCAGGCCCCCAGCCCTCTTGCAACTTCAGAGGTCAGGAACCAGGAATCCTGCACTCCTAACTACCCATAGCTGTCCTTAGGCCTCCTGGCTCCTCTAGACACTGCTGGCTGCCAGACACCCTCTTTGTGACATGTgcaatgagaaaaaaacaaaaaaaacgtaCAGTCAACTGTATACCTGGTTCCAGGTTAGTGACAGTTCCCTATAGCTGGGGTGGCTGCACACATACCCAGTCCCTGTTCATCACGATTTTGTCATGTTATTTCTCTAACAATAGAGACTCGGGAGAATTGTTATTGACACAGAAAGATTGCCTTACCCTAGTGAGTGTGAGAAGCCATAAGGACTGAATTCTGTGGCCTAGCATGGACTGACTCCTCATGGGGCACACAGCCAGGCCTGCATGTAGTGCAGAGTCCATAGGATTCAGAAGCATGGTCGGTCACTCTTGCACTGTACCTTCTTTAATCCAGAAACCACATTTAATTTCATAAAGAAACTTAAGAAAAGTAATCCGGCTGCTGGTCAATTGTTGGTGTGTGTgaattttctctttcatgtgcTGGCCCATCCCTCCTGGGACTGGTACCCTGCTTCCCCCTCAGCTACTCTGTTTTCAGCCTGGGGAAGTGTTGCTCACTAGGATATAGCCGCAAGGCTTCTGGTAGAGATGGGCTTAGGTGGCTAGGCTCACTGCTGCAGAAGCccgaaggaaggaggaggaaagcaaGGGAGGGAGCCATAGACGGTGGCAGGCCCAgactccctccc
The sequence above is drawn from the Onychomys torridus chromosome 18, mOncTor1.1, whole genome shotgun sequence genome and encodes:
- the Arhgef4 gene encoding rho guanine nucleotide exchange factor 4 isoform X5: MDDQELGFQAGDVIEVMDATNREWWWGRVAHGEGWFPASFVRLRVNQDEPADNYEAPRAGAGEADDNVPEAQSCKDQMRTNVINEILSTERDYIKHLRDICEGYVRQCRKREDMFSEEQLRTIFGNIEDIYRCQKAFVKALEQRFNTERPHLSELGACFLEHQADFQIYSEYCNNHPNACVELSRLTKLSKYVYFFEACRLLQRMIDISLDGFLLTPVQKICKYPLQLAELLKYTHPQHRDFKNVEAALHAMKNVAQLINERKRRLENIDKIAQWQSSIEDWEGEDLLVRSSELIYSGELTRVTQPQAKSQQRLFFLFDRQLIYCKKDLLRRDVLYYKGRLDMDDLEVVDVEDGKDRDLHVSVKNAFRLYCGATGDSHLLCARKPEQKQRWLKAFAREREQVRLDQETGFSITELQRKQAMLNASKQQATGKPKAVGRPGYLTRHKHPSLPASRPQQQVLVLAEPRRKPSNFWHSISRLAPFRK
- the Arhgef4 gene encoding rho guanine nucleotide exchange factor 4 isoform X4, producing the protein MSGGPKPRPCGGDAAPDPAGLWLELGPACPGAPRCPSESSGPTSGDLGTSSSSNSSSTGLSPGSDSDSSGVVCGGRAAGMRGAPSRSRSLESLRSASAGMPDGTLDTVCTEETGSEEDLYEELHNSGHHYSHPRGGGEQLAINELISDGSVVCAEALWDHVTMDDQELGFQAGDVIEVMDATNREWWWGRVAHGEGWFPASFVRLRVNQDEPADNYEAPRAGAGEADDNVPEAQSCKDQMRTNVINEILSTERDYIKHLRDICEGYVRQCRKREDMFSEEQLRTIFGNIEDIYRCQKAFVKALEQRFNTERPHLSELGACFLEHQADFQIYSEYCNNHPNACVELSRLTKLSKYVYFFEACRLLQRMIDISLDGFLLTPVQKICKYPLQLAELLKYTHPQHRDFKNVEAALHAMKNVAQLINERKRRLENIDKIAQWQSSIEDWEGEDLLVRSSELIYSGELTRVTQPQAKSQQRLFFLFDRQLIYCKKDLLRRDVLYYKGRLDMDDLEVVDVEDGKDRDLHVSVKNAFRLYCGATGDSHLLCARKPEQKQRWLKAFAREREQVRLDQETGFSITELQRKQAMLNASKQQATGKPKAVGRPGYLTRHKHPSLPASRPQQQVLVLAEPRRKPSNFWHSISRLAPFRK